One Helicobacter ganmani genomic region harbors:
- a CDS encoding DUF5666 domain-containing protein gives MKFKKLLAVLFGVAISIPAFADMDIQGQIVSVNNANKTITISGMNGSNMVVQVFPYTKLKGDDCGVFGNDTYHNFTALKPGMFVEIDGYPQGQVFGAQEIEWKCGRRAY, from the coding sequence ATGAAGTTTAAAAAGTTGTTAGCAGTGTTATTTGGTGTAGCAATTAGTATCCCGGCTTTTGCAGATATGGACATACAAGGACAAATTGTTAGTGTCAATAATGCCAACAAAACAATAACAATTTCCGGAATGAATGGTAGCAATATGGTTGTACAAGTTTTTCCTTATACAAAATTAAAAGGCGATGATTGCGGAGTATTTGGCAATGATACTTATCATAATTTTACAGCTTTAAAACCCGGAATGTTTGTTGAGATTGATGGTTATCCTCAAGGGCAAGTATTTGGAGCACAAGAGATAGAGTGGAAGTGCGGTAGAAGAGCATACTAA
- the aroB gene encoding 3-dehydroquinate synthase, whose translation MESQANPLNITLPSYTIHFGDLPKLTHKGKVLIITNPKIAGLHLQTLLANLEAKEIYCHTIPDGESYKNFETINGILEAAFNHRLDRHSLMIAFGGGVIGDIVGFASGIFMRGIDFIQIPTTLLAQVDSSVGGKTGINNHFGKNLIGLFHQPKAVYINPTFLATLPKRELNAGMAEVIKMSVCFNKSLFESLQNADMTNPNTLLEIIYQAISTKAKVVAEDEKEHGIRAALNYGHTFGHIIERQSGYGTYLHGEAVGIGMIMANQLALKLNLLSQAESNAILTLLQHYQIPTTYRIQNVESFYQAFFLDKKSLNDKIKFILPNGIGNVCFKEEIPKEIVLEVLGEFAK comes from the coding sequence GTGGAATCCCAAGCCAATCCTTTAAACATTACTTTACCAAGCTATACAATTCATTTTGGGGATTTACCCAAGCTCACCCACAAAGGCAAAGTCCTTATCATCACGAATCCTAAAATCGCTGGGCTTCATCTGCAAACTCTCCTTGCAAACCTTGAAGCCAAAGAAATTTATTGCCACACGATTCCCGATGGAGAAAGCTATAAAAACTTTGAAACCATTAATGGAATCCTAGAAGCAGCATTCAATCATCGCTTAGATAGACATTCTTTGATGATTGCCTTTGGAGGCGGTGTGATTGGTGATATAGTGGGATTTGCTTCTGGAATCTTTATGCGAGGGATTGATTTTATCCAGATTCCGACCACACTTTTAGCACAAGTAGATTCTAGTGTGGGTGGGAAAACAGGCATTAACAATCATTTTGGCAAAAACCTCATCGGCTTGTTTCACCAACCCAAAGCAGTTTATATTAATCCCACTTTCTTGGCAACTTTGCCCAAACGCGAATTGAATGCAGGAATGGCGGAAGTCATCAAAATGTCGGTGTGCTTTAATAAAAGCCTTTTTGAATCTTTGCAAAATGCCGATATGACAAATCCAAACACACTTTTAGAAATCATTTATCAAGCAATCAGCACCAAAGCAAAAGTGGTTGCAGAGGACGAGAAAGAACACGGAATCCGCGCGGCACTCAACTATGGACATACTTTTGGACATATTATTGAACGACAAAGCGGTTATGGAACTTATTTGCACGGAGAAGCTGTTGGTATTGGAATGATAATGGCAAATCAACTCGCGTTAAAGCTCAACCTTCTTTCGCAAGCAGAATCCAATGCGATTCTAACCCTCTTGCAACATTATCAGATTCCGACAACTTATAGAATTCAAAATGTAGAATCCTTTTATCAAGCATTCTTTTTAGACAAAAAAAGCTTAAATGATAAAATCAAATTTATTCTTCCCAATGGAATCGGCAATGTATGCTTTAAAGAGGAGATTCCAAAAGAAATTGTCTTGGAAGTCTTAGGTGAATTTGCCAAATGA
- a CDS encoding MiaB/RimO family radical SAM methylthiotransferase: MQKQKVYFKTFGCRTNLFDTQVMINALQDFTQTPYEEESDFVIVNSCAVTNGAESGVRNYIHRLQNEGKRIYFTGCGVQTQGQNLLDKGLVFGVFGHSHKENINAILKQKQSFFLEDDLKSLDNKILGDFVGKSRAFIKIQEGCDFACSYCIIPSVRGKARSFPQEKIISQVEKLTQKGFDEFILTGTNIGSWGKEFGKDIANLIESLCAIPSLKRLRIGSLEPSQINTHFLEILQNPKIERHLHIALQHTAPAMLKIMNRLNTFPKDLELFTLLANQGFALGSDFIVGHPGESEEIWREAFANFSLLPLTHLHSFIYSPRDNTPSALLQDRINGKIAKERKQQIETQVAKNNLHFRENLKLRHKSLNILIENVLIKEVKAESSDKNPCPKYIAQGFDEYYNPMQIETQNPLYKDSWVLITHFTPKMDKNYAEI, encoded by the coding sequence ATGCAAAAACAAAAAGTTTATTTCAAAACCTTTGGTTGTCGCACCAATCTCTTTGACACTCAAGTGATGATAAACGCGCTTCAAGATTTCACCCAAACACCATATGAGGAAGAAAGTGATTTTGTAATCGTCAATTCTTGCGCTGTTACAAATGGTGCAGAGAGTGGCGTAAGAAATTATATTCATCGTCTGCAAAACGAGGGAAAACGTATTTACTTTACAGGTTGTGGAGTGCAAACTCAAGGACAAAATCTCCTAGATAAAGGCTTAGTTTTTGGTGTTTTTGGACATTCTCACAAGGAAAATATTAATGCAATTCTAAAACAAAAGCAATCTTTCTTTTTAGAAGATGATTTAAAGAGTTTAGACAATAAAATTCTAGGCGATTTTGTGGGAAAAAGTCGCGCATTTATCAAAATCCAAGAGGGTTGCGATTTTGCTTGTTCGTATTGCATTATTCCAAGCGTAAGGGGCAAAGCACGAAGTTTTCCGCAAGAAAAGATTATCTCTCAAGTGGAAAAACTTACCCAAAAAGGCTTTGATGAATTTATCTTAACAGGCACAAATATTGGTAGTTGGGGCAAAGAGTTTGGGAAAGACATTGCAAATTTAATAGAATCACTTTGTGCGATTCCCTCTCTTAAACGTCTTAGAATCGGGAGCTTAGAACCATCGCAAATCAATACGCATTTCTTGGAGATTCTACAAAACCCCAAAATAGAGCGACATTTGCATATCGCCTTGCAACACACTGCGCCTGCAATGCTAAAAATAATGAATCGCCTTAATACTTTTCCAAAAGATTTGGAACTTTTCACATTGCTAGCAAATCAAGGTTTTGCATTAGGAAGTGATTTTATCGTAGGACACCCCGGAGAAAGTGAGGAAATATGGAGAGAAGCTTTTGCCAATTTTTCACTTCTGCCTTTGACGCATTTGCATAGTTTTATTTATAGCCCACGCGATAATACCCCTTCTGCCCTGCTTCAAGACAGAATCAATGGAAAGATTGCAAAAGAGAGAAAACAACAGATTGAAACTCAAGTTGCCAAGAACAATCTACACTTCAGAGAGAATCTCAAATTACGCCACAAATCCCTCAATATATTGATTGAAAATGTCCTTATCAAAGAAGTAAAAGCGGAATCTAGCGATAAAAACCCTTGTCCAAAATACATTGCGCAAGGTTTTGATGAATACTACAATCCTATGCAAATAGAAACACAAAATCCTCTTTACAAAGATAGTTGGGTTCTTATTACACATTTCACCCCAAAAATGGATAAAAATTATGCAGAAATTTAA
- a CDS encoding mechanosensitive ion channel family protein, which yields MKHLRFLILFLICLLTNAISNEIVEEIKNIKQLDSQIIEADNFLNNPNNLWIKKYSNYQAYQQVIFNIIQMQNEINTLEKQPKSIETQNQLSILERNLAALEQQKEVLGVYKDSPFRELTEAKKLEEAPNVTNLLLIARAYSYIKKIDSELTILHNNYEKLQENLKYIQQKDKALSKLLEIYSTTQNPNKLINVCHSDYCLFPDKESIAKAYHINYNALTVLETTQEVFNTTLEIFTKEMEEIKVRLKAQIKEQFIKSIYIGITILILIGIAFSIKLGVRKYIHDNERIYTTNKIINFLNITLIVLILLFAYLDNVSYLVTVLGFASAGLAIAMKDLFMSILGWIVIVVGGCVHAGDRIKIIKEGAVYIGDVLDISVLRITLYEDITLTTYRENRRAGRIIFIPNNFVFTTMFSNYTHGGMKTVWDGIDFTITFDSDHERACHIARECAKKYAKGYTESTRKQFVKMRDRFSLRNTNVEPRVFSLLEPNGIRISVWYLTNAYATLALRSSISSEIIDEILQEPNIQIAYPSTTIYEGRQKQLPRKSDNEAFKSVHLKSDGEIPPQNFF from the coding sequence ATGAAACATTTAAGATTCCTTATTCTCTTTCTCATTTGCTTGCTAACAAACGCCATAAGTAATGAGATTGTAGAAGAAATAAAAAATATCAAACAGCTAGATTCTCAAATTATAGAAGCAGATAATTTCTTAAACAATCCTAACAATTTATGGATAAAAAAATATTCCAACTATCAAGCCTACCAACAAGTTATTTTCAATATTATTCAAATGCAAAATGAAATCAACACTTTAGAAAAGCAACCCAAAAGTATTGAAACACAAAATCAGCTAAGTATTTTGGAACGCAATCTTGCTGCACTAGAACAACAAAAAGAAGTTTTAGGAGTTTATAAAGATTCTCCTTTTCGTGAGCTAACAGAGGCTAAAAAACTTGAAGAAGCACCCAATGTTACAAATCTTTTGCTGATTGCACGCGCCTATTCTTATATTAAGAAAATTGATTCAGAATTAACGATTTTGCACAACAATTACGAAAAATTACAAGAAAACCTAAAATATATTCAACAAAAAGATAAAGCCTTAAGCAAATTGTTAGAAATTTATAGCACAACGCAAAATCCAAACAAACTTATCAATGTTTGCCATTCTGATTATTGCCTATTTCCAGATAAAGAATCCATTGCCAAAGCTTATCACATCAATTACAATGCCCTCACCGTGCTTGAAACAACACAAGAAGTTTTCAATACGACTTTGGAAATCTTTACCAAAGAAATGGAAGAAATCAAAGTGCGCCTCAAAGCACAGATTAAAGAGCAATTCATTAAAAGCATTTATATTGGAATCACGATTCTAATTCTTATTGGAATCGCTTTTTCTATCAAGCTTGGAGTGCGCAAATATATTCACGACAACGAACGCATTTACACAACAAATAAGATAATTAATTTTCTTAATATTACCCTAATTGTTTTGATTCTGCTTTTTGCTTATTTGGATAATGTCAGTTATCTTGTTACCGTGCTTGGATTTGCCTCTGCTGGTTTAGCAATTGCGATGAAAGACCTTTTTATGTCCATTTTGGGTTGGATTGTGATTGTCGTGGGAGGCTGTGTGCATGCAGGAGATAGAATCAAAATCATTAAAGAGGGTGCTGTTTATATCGGCGATGTGTTAGATATTTCTGTGCTTAGAATCACGCTTTATGAGGATATTACTTTGACAACTTATAGAGAGAATCGCAGAGCAGGACGCATTATCTTTATTCCCAATAACTTTGTCTTTACAACAATGTTTTCTAACTACACGCACGGGGGAATGAAAACCGTTTGGGATGGAATTGATTTTACGATTACTTTTGATTCTGACCACGAAAGAGCTTGCCATATCGCAAGAGAATGTGCCAAAAAATACGCCAAAGGCTATACAGAAAGCACACGCAAACAATTTGTAAAAATGCGCGACCGCTTTAGTTTGCGTAACACCAATGTAGAACCGAGAGTTTTTAGCTTACTTGAACCAAATGGAATCCGCATTTCTGTTTGGTATCTGACAAACGCTTATGCAACTTTGGCTTTGCGCAGTAGCATTAGCTCTGAAATCATTGATGAAATCTTGCAAGAACCCAATATTCAGATTGCTTATCCTAGCACGACAATCTACGAGGGCAGACAAAAACAACTTCCACGTAAAAGCGACAATGAGGCTTTTAAAAGCGTGCATTTAAAAAGCGATGGTGAAATACCACCACAAAACTTTTTTTAA
- a CDS encoding AAA family ATPase, with product MQKFKNLYFGIFAVLLALALFVAFFFKSNPVLISATNLQTITQNVLPKVAILKGDYLYFTLEGKEYKVAKSSINLQEFGQKVPLEIKNDFNFVQNLTEIIMILIISLVILFFFASFKKAKNTSNPNARKRKDSKEYENVAKSFANETFALHYIQPITSNLTFDDVAGIHEAKSELEEIIDYLKSPKKYQDFGVKLPKGVLLIGVPGVGKTLIAKALAGEAKVPFFYQSGASFVQIYVGMGAKRVHDLFTKAKLNAPSIIFIDEIDAVGKARGGMRNDEREATLNQLLTEMDGFEDSSGVIVIGATNNVESLDDALLRSGRFDRRIFVELPDLQERIKILKVHTRDKTCDFDFEEISKLCVGFSGAALASLINEAALCAIKRGSDTITKEDILNVRDKVMLGVRKKLSFSDKEKEILAYYQAAKAFSAYSLEIPFEKATLMSDGLKSIDKEFLSKNEMESKIKIHLSGIAALELLYQERYSHAKEDLNAAKALARQMVESYGMGEYLLGREEDVLKILEDCKNERLGFFKNYRGILEHIKISLLVNEKLEYHEIGQLIHAQIQK from the coding sequence ATGCAGAAATTTAAAAATTTATATTTTGGAATCTTTGCGGTTCTCCTAGCACTTGCCTTGTTTGTTGCTTTCTTTTTCAAAAGCAACCCCGTTTTAATTAGCGCAACGAATCTACAAACGATTACGCAAAACGTGCTGCCAAAGGTTGCAATCCTTAAGGGAGATTATTTGTATTTTACCTTAGAAGGCAAAGAATACAAAGTTGCCAAAAGTAGCATTAATCTGCAAGAATTTGGACAAAAAGTTCCATTGGAAATCAAAAATGATTTCAATTTTGTGCAAAATTTAACAGAAATTATTATGATTCTAATTATCTCACTGGTAATTTTGTTCTTTTTTGCAAGCTTTAAAAAAGCAAAAAATACTTCCAATCCAAACGCTCGAAAACGTAAGGATTCTAAAGAATATGAGAATGTCGCAAAATCTTTTGCCAATGAAACCTTTGCCCTACACTATATTCAACCTATTACTTCTAATCTCACTTTTGATGATGTTGCCGGGATTCACGAAGCCAAAAGCGAACTAGAGGAGATTATTGACTACCTCAAATCCCCCAAAAAATACCAAGACTTTGGCGTCAAACTCCCTAAAGGCGTGCTATTAATCGGGGTTCCTGGCGTAGGTAAAACACTAATTGCCAAAGCACTAGCTGGGGAAGCAAAAGTGCCGTTTTTTTATCAAAGCGGCGCAAGTTTTGTACAAATTTATGTTGGTATGGGAGCAAAACGTGTCCATGATTTATTCACCAAAGCCAAACTCAATGCCCCCTCTATTATTTTTATTGATGAAATTGACGCGGTGGGAAAGGCGCGAGGTGGAATGCGCAACGATGAACGCGAAGCAACACTCAATCAGCTTTTAACCGAAATGGACGGCTTTGAAGATAGTTCGGGCGTAATTGTGATTGGCGCAACCAACAATGTAGAATCCCTAGATGACGCTTTGTTGCGTAGTGGGAGATTCGATAGGCGAATCTTTGTAGAGCTACCCGACTTGCAAGAGAGGATTAAGATTTTAAAAGTGCATACGCGCGACAAAACTTGTGATTTTGACTTTGAGGAAATTTCAAAACTCTGCGTGGGATTTAGTGGGGCAGCTCTTGCCTCTCTTATCAATGAAGCAGCATTATGCGCTATCAAACGCGGCTCGGATACAATTACCAAAGAGGATATTTTAAATGTGCGTGATAAGGTAATGCTAGGGGTGCGCAAAAAACTAAGCTTTAGCGACAAGGAAAAAGAAATCCTTGCTTATTATCAAGCCGCAAAAGCTTTTAGTGCGTATTCTTTGGAGATTCCATTTGAAAAAGCAACCCTGATGAGTGATGGCTTAAAATCTATTGACAAAGAATTTTTGAGTAAAAACGAAATGGAAAGCAAAATTAAAATCCATTTATCTGGAATCGCAGCACTTGAATTGCTCTATCAAGAACGTTATTCGCACGCCAAAGAAGACCTGAATGCCGCAAAAGCCTTAGCGCGTCAAATGGTAGAATCCTATGGAATGGGAGAATATTTGCTAGGCAGAGAAGAAGATGTACTTAAAATCCTAGAAGATTGCAAAAACGAACGTTTGGGATTCTTTAAAAATTATCGCGGAATCCTAGAACATATCAAAATCTCTTTACTCGTGAATGAAAAGCTAGAATACCACGAGATTGGACAGCTCATTCACGCGCAAATTCAAAAATAG